Genomic DNA from Lutibacter sp. A80:
TCCCCGAAGGTTTTGGAGAACCTTCAATGGGTCCTATTTCAACAGGATTAGGAGAAATATATCAATATACTCTAAAAGTAAAACCAGAGTTTAAGGATAAGTATTCAATTTCCGATTTAAGAACAATGCAAGATTGGATAGTACAACGCCAAATGGCAATGGTTGATGGTGTTGTAGAGGTAAATGCTGTAGGAGGCAAAATAAAACAATACGAAGTAGCTGTTGACCCTAACGATTTAAAGTCAATAGGCTTAACTATTTCTGATGTATTTGAAGCTCTTGAAGCAAACAACCAAAATACTGGTGGTGCTTATATCGAAAAAAATCATCAAGCTAATTTTATTCGTGGTGAAGGATTGGTGCGTAGTTTAGAAGATATTAAAAAGATTACGGTAAAAACTGTTAATAATATTCCTGTTACTATTAATGATATTGCAACAGTACAATTCGGTGCTGCAATTCGTTATGGTGCTTTAACACAAGATGGTGAAGGCGAAGTTGTAGGTGGTTTGGTAATGATGCTCAAAGGAGCTAATTCCAATGATGTAATAGACAATGTAAAGGAAAGAATGGAACTAATTCAAGAATCCTTGCCTGAAGGTGTAGTTATTGAACCGCTTTTAGATAGAAGCAAATTAATAGGCGAAACTACTTCTACAGTATCAAACAACTTAATAGAAGGTGCATTAATTGTAATTTTTGTATTAATCTTCTTGTTGGGTAATTGGCGTGGGGGTTTAATCGTAGCTTCAACCATTCCATTGTCTTTATTATTTGCATTTATCTTAATGAATGTTTTTGATGTTTGGGCTAACTTAATGAGTTTAGGAGCAATCGACTTTGGAATTATTGTAGATGGCGCTGTTATTATAGTTGAAACTACAGTGTTTTTAATCGCATCACAAGTACTTAAAAAGAAAAAGCTATCCTCAAAAGAACGTGATAGCATAGCATCTTCTGCATCTAAAAAAATGATGAATGCAGCGTTTTTTGGTCAGTTGATTATCCTTATAGTATTCCTACCAATTTTGGCGTTACAAGGTATTGAAGGTAAAATGTTCAAACCAATGGCGCTAACCTTCATTTTCGCTATGATTGGGGCAATGTTACTTTGTCTAACCTATGTGCCAATGATGTCTGCTTTAATTTTAAGAGTACCTAAATCAGATAAAAAATCATATGGTGATAAATTTGTGCATTGGGTAGAAAACAAATATCAACCATTATTAGAAAAAGCCTTGAAAAAAGGAAAACTTATAATGGGTGTTGCTATAGGACTATTTGCACTAGCTGTCTTTATGTTTACCCGAATGGGTGGTGAATTTATTCCACAACTCGATGAAGGAGATATTGCATTTCACGCTATTCTAAAACCCGGTAGTTCACTTACAGAAACTATTGAAACTACCACTAAAATAGAGCAAATTGTAAAATCAAATTTTCCAGAGGTAGATAAAATTGTAAGTCGAATTGGTGTTGCTGAAATACCAACAGACCCAATGCCAATGGATTTAGCTGATGTATTTGTAATTCTGAAACCTAAAAGCGAATGGACTACAGCTGAATCAAAAGATGAATTAATAGAGAAAATGAAAGAAGCGGTTGAAATCGTTCCTGGTGTAAATTATGAGTTTACCCAACCTATCGAAATGCGTTTTAATGAATTACTCGAAGGTGTTAGAGAGGACATTGCAATTAAACTCTATGGAGAAGACATTCACATCCTATCTAAAAAAGCTGAAGAAATAGCTAAAATTATTGCAGGTACTGAAGGTATTGGCGATATGAAAGCAGAAGCTACTACAGGTTTACCACAAATGACCATTGTTTATAATAGAAATAAGTTAGCACAATATGGGCTTCAAATAAACAACCTCAACAAAATGGTTCAATCAGCATTTGCAGGAGGAAACGCAGGTGTAATTTTTGAAGGTGAGAAACGTTTTGATTTGGTAGTACGGCTGAACGCTCAAAACCGAAAAGATATAACCGATGTTCAAAATTTGTTTATCAATTTGCCATCTGGTGCTCAAATTCCACTACGTGAAGTTGCTGAAATATCCTATAAAGCAGGGCCTATGCAAATAAGCAGGGATAATACAAACAGAAGAACCTATGTAGGTATTAATGTAAGAGGTCGTGATGTAAAATCACTAGTTACAGAATTAAAATCAAAATTAGATGCAAAACTTGAATTACCTTCGGGTTATTTTATTCGTTATGGTGGTGCTTTCGAAAATCTAGAACGCGCCAGTAATCGTTTACAAACAGTTGTACCTATTGCATTATTACTTATTTTTATTTTAATATACTTTGCACTAAAATCCTTACCGCAAACATTAATGATTTACATTGCAATCCCTATGGCAACCATTGGTGGTGTTGTAGCCTTATGGTTACGTGATATGCCATTTAGCATTTCAGCAGGTGTAGGTTTTATTGTCCTATTTGGTGTTGCAGTTTTAAATGGTTTAGTAATGGTAAGCGGTCTAAACGAGTTAAAGGATGAAGGCGTAACCAATTTAAAAGACAGAATTTTAGAAGGTACAAAAAGAAGAATCAGACCTATTATGTTAACAGCATTTACAGATGTTCTAGGTTTCCTACCAATGGCTGTTTCTGCTTCAGCTGGTGCAGAAGTACAACGCCCATTAGCAACTGTAGTTATTGGTGGTTTGTTAACCTCTACATTGCTTACCTTGTTTGTTTTACCTATTTTATACCATTGGGTAGAAAATAACTCTTTAAAATTTAAGATGAATAAAAAGGTGGTAATAACTACAGCTATATTGGTTTTTACATTAGGGATTCCAACACATATAATTTCACAAGAGAAAATAGATACGCTTCCAAAAATTTCTTTAGACGAAGCTGTTGAATTATCGAAATCGAACTATCCCCTTTTAAAACAAAAGAAATTAGAAGTTTCAAAACAAGAACAACTAAAAAGCACAGCTTATGATTTTGGAACAACTGATATTTTTACGGGTGGCGAAGAATTAAACAGCAGTTCTGGAATCTACACAACCATTGGGTTAGGTCAATCTGACATAGACATATTTGGGATAGGTGCAAAAAAACGATTACAGGAACAACGTATTCAATTAGCACAAAAAGCCTATCAATTATCTGAAATGGATTTAGAATTAGAAGTTAAAAAAGCTTGGGCATACTGTTACCAAATGAAAAAAAAATACAATCTTTTTACAGAATTAGATTCAATTTATTCCAACTTTGAACAAGCAGTAGCTTTAAACTATGAAGTAGAGGCGATTTCAAAATTAGAGTATTCGGCAGCTAAAAACCAAGCATTACAAGTGCAAAGTAAAAAAGCACAAGCATATAGTGATTATTTAATTGCATTACAGCAATTAAATCTATGGTTAATTTCAGAAGACTTCTATACCGTTTCAGATGAGTTGGACGTTAATTTGGAAACTAATGAGACTTTTCAAATTGAACAACACCCTTTATATAGCATATCACAAAATAAAGTAAGCGAAGCAGAAGCAAATTACAAAGCTGCTAAAACAAATAATTTACCTAAATTTAATCTACAAGGTAGTAATCAAAAAATTGATGGAAATTCAGGATTTTATAGCTATCAAGCTGGTATTTCAATTCCGTTCTTATCTGGCACTAACAAAGCGCAAATAAAAACAACTAAAATAGATAAAGAAATTGCTGAAACAAATCTGCAATTCAAAAAAAGGGAAGTACAATCGAAATATGTACAAGCACACGAGAATTATAAAAAATGGAAAGCTACTTGGGAATTTTATAAAGATAAAGTACTAATAGTAACAAAAGAACAAAAATCGGGTGCTTTATTAGCATATAAAGAAGGGGAAATTGATTATACGTCATTTACACAATTGATAAAAGAAGCTATTCAATCTGAATTGGAATCCCAAACCGCATTAATCAATTATTTACAAAGTACATTTCAATTACAATATTTTAATCAATAAGACAATGAAAAATAGATTATATAAAATCCTAACTATAGCAATAATAGTCGTTTTTATTGCAGCCTGTGGCAATAAAGAAAAACACAACGAAAATGATGGTGATTCACATAATGAAGAGCCTAAAACTGAAGCAAACCAAGAACACCACGATGAGGAAGAAGTAATGCTCTCTCAACAACAGTTTGAAGCACTTAAAATGAAAATAGATACACTCGCATTACGCAATATGAGTGGCTATATTGAAGTGAATGGTTCATTGGAGGTACCTCCACAAAACGAAGCTGCAATTACTTCTGTAGTAGGTGCTAATGTAGTATCGATAAAGGTAATTGAAGGAGATAAAGTTAATAAAGGTCAAGTAGTAGCTTACCTTTCACATCCAAATATTATAAAGCTCCAAACAGATTACTTAAATGCTTATAGTAATAGTATTTTTCAAAAAAAGAATTATGAACGTCAACAAAAGTTATATGATGCTGGTGTGGGCTCTGGTGCTAATTTCCAAAAGGCAGAGGCAGAATACAATGCTTCAAAAGCAATGGTAAATGGTTTAGCAGCACAATTAAAAATATTAAACGTCAATGCAACTTCTGTCCGTAACGGAACTATTGCGCAACAAATCGCATTGCGTAGCCCAATTGAAGGCTTTGTGCAAAAGGTAGAGGTGAAAATTGGCCAATATGTTGAACCACAAACCGAATTATTTGAAATTGTAAATACACTTCACGTTCACGCAGATTTTATGGTTTTTGAAAAAGATGTATATAAAGTAAAAAAAGGACAAAAAGTTAGCTTTATGGTACAATCAATTCCCGATACAGAATTAACAGCAACCATATATTCAGTAGGAAAAACCTTTGAAGACAACCCTAAAGCAGTTCACCTCCACGCAGAAATAGAAAATAAAATAGGAAACTTAATTCCAGGAATGTATATTCAAGGTAAAATACAAGTTAAAAGTGCTCAAACAAAAGCATTACCTGAAAGTGCAGTCATCAATGATGGAGATAAATTTTATGTTTTCTCTGTAGAAAAAGAAAATAACAAATGGAGTTTTAATCCTATAGAAGTATTTATTGGTGAAAAAAGTGATAATTGGGTGTCAATTAAATTTGCTGAAGAGGTAAAAGCAAAAACAAAATTTGCTTATAATAACGCCTACTATCTCATTGCTGAAATGAAAAAAGGTGAAGCTGAACACGAACATTAATTATGGAAACAATTGAACAAGTATTAGAATCAAAAAACATACGCATTACTGCAATGCGTATGTTAATTTATAAGTTCCTAGTTGAGAAAGAGGTCGCAGTAACATTGAGTGATATAGAAAATGCTTTTGAAAAAGCAGATAGAACTACCTTATACCGTACAATTAAAACTTTTGAGGAAAAAGATATTGTCCATCAAATTGATGATGGTACAGGAATAACAAAGTATGCATTGTGTGAAAAGGATTGTAATTGTGAAATTGAAACTGATTTGCATTTGCATTTTCATTGTACAAACTGTAACAAAACTATTTGTCTAACAGAAAACAAAATTCCGAAAATTACAGTTCCTGATGGTTTTATTTCAGAAAATGTAAACTTGGTGGTAAAGGGTATTTGTGATAAGTGTAGTGGATAATAATTGCACTTCCATTGCATTGATTTTTATAACACTTTTGTAATAACAAAAATTAAAATAATAATCAATGTATTTATTCACTTACTTAATAGTTTATTTCTTACTTATCTTTGTATTAAGGTCTTTACTACTTTGGAAAAAAACTGGAATAAATCCCTTAACCTTTAACCAAACAGATGATGCACACGGTTACAATGGTAAAATATTTTCAATAATTTCTTCTTTGGAGCTAATCGTTGTTGGAATTTATGCTTTTAAAATTGAATGGTACAAATATTTACTTCCTTTTTGGTATTTAGAAAATGACACTTTATCTAAAGTAGGTTGGGGCTTTTTAATTATTTCTCTAATCGTAGTTTGGATTGCTCAATCACAAATGGCTAATTCGTGGAGAATTGGAATTGATGAGAAAAACAAGACAACATTAATAACAAAAGGATTGTTTTCAATTTCACGAAACCCAATTTTCCTTGGAATAATGTTTGCTAATATTGGGCTGTTTCTGGTAATTCCAAACGCCTTTACACTATTAGTAATCTCATTATCCACAACAAGTATCAATACACAAATAAGATTAGAAGAAGCATTTCTAAAACAAGAATTTGGTAATGAATATGAAACGTATTCAAAAAAAGCAAAACGTTGGTTTTGATAATTTAATATTTTTAGTATTAAACTATCTTTAAAAATCAGAATCAAAGCAGAGAAATGCAAATGAAAACTAAAGACGTTGTTAATTATTATGAAAAAAACAATATTTGAAATTACAAAAATGGATTGTCCTTCAGAAGAAAACCTAATCCGAATGAAATTGGATGGAATTTCCGAGATAGCTAATTTGAAATTTGACATACCAAATCGAAAATTGATAGTTTTTCATACTGGTGAAATTGATTTCATTGAGAGATCAGTTATTGATTTGAATTTAGGAGGAAAGAAAATTTCAACTCAAGAAACCGAACAAGTAAATTTCGAAGAAAACAAGAGTCAAAAGAAATTGCTCTGGTCTGTACTTATCATAAATTTTGCCTTTTTTATTATTGAGATGACAACGGGTATTATCTCAAAATCAATGGGACTTGTTGCTGATAGTTTAGATATGTTGGCAGATAGCTTTGTTTATGGAATTAGCCTGTTTGCAGTTGGAGGAACAGTGATAAAGAAAAAACGGATTGCAAAAATAGCAGGTTATTTCCAAATAGCATTGGCTGTTATAGGCTTTATTGAAGTATTAAGAAGATTTTTTGGAGAGGAAAAATTACCCAATTTTTCAACAATGATTATTGTTTCGATTTTAGCATTGATTGCAAATGGAATTTGCCTTTACATTTTACAAAAATCAAAGAGCAAAGAAGAAGCGCATATGAAAGCTAGTATGATTTTTACCTCGAATGACGTGATAATCAATTTGGGAGTAATAATAGCAGGAGTTTTGGTAAATTGGTTGAGTTCAAGTAAACCTGATTTGATTATCGGAACAATTGTTTTTGTATTAGTAATTCAAGGGGCATTAAGAATATTAAAACTTGGAAAATGAAAAAAGTAAAGGCTACAATCTAGAGTATTATTAATAACTGTTTAAGTTAAATTGCTATTAGTATAAATAAAAGCTATTTTAAGATTTTAGAGCGATAATTGTTATTTCTATTTTTCTTAAATATTGTTAAAATTATTTAGAATCATTATAATTTGTTACTTTTGTAACATAAATGAAAAAAGTATCTCATAAAATAGTGTCTTTACTAATGGCTTTTGTAGTGTTATTCTCTACGATGTCATTTACTGTAAATATGCATTATTGTGGTGACGATTTAGTAGATACTGCAATCTTCTCAAAAGCCGAAACTTGTGGAATGGAAATGGAAAACCCTTCAACTGAAGGATGTTCTATTTCGACCAAAAATTGTTGTGATGATAAACAATTAGTAATTGATGGTCAAGATGAGTTACAGCTTCAAGTTGATAAAATTTCTTTTGAGCAACAAGTTTTTATTGCTTCATTTGTTTATACTTACATTAACCTTTTTGAAGGGTTAGATGAAAATGTTTCTTCTTTTGAGGAATACAAACCACCATTAGTCGTCAAGCAAATCTTCAAGATTGACGAAACGTATTTAATTTGATTTTTAAATAGTAGACTTTTTATATCCTATGGCATTATGTCGTAAGGATAATTTACTGTATTCAGTGTTTTTATAACACTATTGTCTAATTGTTTAAAATCAATCATATGCTAAATAAAAGCATCAAATTTTTAATAGAAAACAAACTCGTTGCAGTTTTATTACTTGTTCTTTTTATTGGATGGGGAACTGTTAACGCACCTTTTAATTGGGATACAGGATTTTTACCAAGTGATCCTGTAGCAGTAGATGCTATTCCCGATATAGGTGAAAATCAACAAATCGTATTTACCAAGTGGGATGGTCGTTCCCCACAAGATATAGAAGACCAAATAACCTATCCATTAACCACATCATTATTGGGTATTCCAGGGGTAAAAACCATTCGTAGTTCCTCTATGTTTGGATTTTCAAGTATCTATATCATTTTTGAAGAGGATATAGAGTTTTACTGGAGTAGAAGTCGTATTCTCGAAAAACTAAACTCATTACCAAGTGGTTTATTACCTGATGGTGTTAATCCAGCTTTAGGTCCTGATGCTACAGGTTTAGGACAAATATTTTGGTACACACTTGAAGGTCGTGATGAAAACGGTAATGTAACAGGTGGTTGGGATTTACACGAATTACGTAGTATTCAAGATTACTATGTTAAATATGCCTTGTCCTCGGCAAGTGGTGTTTCCGAAGTTGCATCTATTGGTGGTTATGTTCAGGAGTATCAAGTGGATGTAAACCCAGAACTAATGCGTCAATATAACATTGGTTTACATCATATTGTTAAAGCTGTAAAAGAAAGTAATAAGGATATTGGCGCACAAACTTTGGAAATTAACCAAGCTGAATATTTAGTTCGTGGTTTGGGATATGTAAAATCTATTGCAGATATTGAAAATGCTGTAGTTGATTCTGAAAATTTCACTTCAATAAAAATTAAAGACATTGGAAAAGTCTCATTAGGTCCAGCAACAAGACGAGGATTATTAGATAAGGAAGGTGCAGAAGTTGTAGGCGCTGTGGTAGTGGCACGTTATGGTGCAAACCCAATGGAAGTAATCAATAATGTAAAAGAAAAAATTAATGAATTAAGTACAGGTTTACCTTCAAAAGTATTGGCGGATGGAAGAACCTCACAGGTAACCATAGTACCTTTTTACGATAGAACAGAATTGATACAGGAAACTTTAGGGACTCTAAATGAAGCCTTGACTTTAGAAATCTTAATAACCATTTTGGTAATAATCATAATGGTATTTAACCTTCGAGCTTCAATCTTAATTTCTGGATTATTACCTGTTGCGGTTCTAATGGTATTTATAGCAATGAAGCTCTTTAATGTTGATGCTAACATAGTAGCCTTGTCTGGTATTGCAATTGCAATTGGTACAATGGTAGATGTTGGTGTCATACTTTCAGAAAACATTATTCGGCATTTAGATGAAGATGATGGAACACAATCCATTAATACAGTAGTTTACAATGCAACAGCCGAAGTTTCTGGCGCAATTGTAACCGCAGTAATGACAACAATTATAAGTTTTATTCCTGTTTTTACAATGATAGGTGCTGAAGGTAAATTATTCAGACCATTAGCATTCACAAAAACTTTTGCATTAACAGCTTCAATAATTGTAGCATTGTTTTTAATTCCACCTTTTGCAGCTTTTTTATTCAGAAAGAAAAGCATTAAAACCAATTTTAAATATCTTTTAAATGGCGTTTTAATAGCATTAGGTATTGCTGCAATAATAAACGGTTATTGGTTAGGGTTAATATTAATTGGGTTTGGAATCATTGCACTTTTAAAGCAACAAGAAATAGTATCAGAGAAGCAAGCTAATCTAACAAATATCATCATTTCAGTATCTGCTATTGTATTCCTGTTAGCCGAATATTGGAGACCATTAGGCGTTGATAAAAGCATTTTCTGGAATCTCATTTTTGTTAGTATTATTTGCTTTGGTTTATTAGGTGTTTTCTCTTTATTTATCAAATATTATACACGTATTTTAAGATGGTGTTTAGATAATAAGTTGCTCTTTTTATCAGTCCCAACAGCGATTGTAATTGCAGGTTTTTTTATTATGAAGAATACAGGCAAAGAGTTTATGCCATCATTAAATGAAGGCTCATTTTTACTAATGCCAACCTCAATGCCACATTCTGGTGTAGAAGAAAACAAACGTGTTTTACAGCAATTGGATATGGCAGTAGCCAGTATTCCAGAGATTGAAACCGTAGTTGGTAAAGCTGGTAGAACAGAATCAGCTTTAGACCCAGCACCTTTATCAATGTATGAAAACATCATTAAGTACAAACCAGAATATATGCTGAATGAAAACAGAGAACGTCAACGCTACAAAGTCAATGATGATGGTTTATTTGAGTTGAAAGATGGTCG
This window encodes:
- a CDS encoding CusA/CzcA family heavy metal efflux RND transporter, yielding MINKIIDFSINNKFIIGLLTLTIIGAGVWSITKVPIDAVPDITNNQVQVITQSPNLGTEDIEQIITYPVEVAMSNLPNVEEIRSISRFGLSVVTIVFDDDMGTYLPRQLVAEKLNEVKEQIPEGFGEPSMGPISTGLGEIYQYTLKVKPEFKDKYSISDLRTMQDWIVQRQMAMVDGVVEVNAVGGKIKQYEVAVDPNDLKSIGLTISDVFEALEANNQNTGGAYIEKNHQANFIRGEGLVRSLEDIKKITVKTVNNIPVTINDIATVQFGAAIRYGALTQDGEGEVVGGLVMMLKGANSNDVIDNVKERMELIQESLPEGVVIEPLLDRSKLIGETTSTVSNNLIEGALIVIFVLIFLLGNWRGGLIVASTIPLSLLFAFILMNVFDVWANLMSLGAIDFGIIVDGAVIIVETTVFLIASQVLKKKKLSSKERDSIASSASKKMMNAAFFGQLIILIVFLPILALQGIEGKMFKPMALTFIFAMIGAMLLCLTYVPMMSALILRVPKSDKKSYGDKFVHWVENKYQPLLEKALKKGKLIMGVAIGLFALAVFMFTRMGGEFIPQLDEGDIAFHAILKPGSSLTETIETTTKIEQIVKSNFPEVDKIVSRIGVAEIPTDPMPMDLADVFVILKPKSEWTTAESKDELIEKMKEAVEIVPGVNYEFTQPIEMRFNELLEGVREDIAIKLYGEDIHILSKKAEEIAKIIAGTEGIGDMKAEATTGLPQMTIVYNRNKLAQYGLQINNLNKMVQSAFAGGNAGVIFEGEKRFDLVVRLNAQNRKDITDVQNLFINLPSGAQIPLREVAEISYKAGPMQISRDNTNRRTYVGINVRGRDVKSLVTELKSKLDAKLELPSGYFIRYGGAFENLERASNRLQTVVPIALLLIFILIYFALKSLPQTLMIYIAIPMATIGGVVALWLRDMPFSISAGVGFIVLFGVAVLNGLVMVSGLNELKDEGVTNLKDRILEGTKRRIRPIMLTAFTDVLGFLPMAVSASAGAEVQRPLATVVIGGLLTSTLLTLFVLPILYHWVENNSLKFKMNKKVVITTAILVFTLGIPTHIISQEKIDTLPKISLDEAVELSKSNYPLLKQKKLEVSKQEQLKSTAYDFGTTDIFTGGEELNSSSGIYTTIGLGQSDIDIFGIGAKKRLQEQRIQLAQKAYQLSEMDLELEVKKAWAYCYQMKKKYNLFTELDSIYSNFEQAVALNYEVEAISKLEYSAAKNQALQVQSKKAQAYSDYLIALQQLNLWLISEDFYTVSDELDVNLETNETFQIEQHPLYSISQNKVSEAEANYKAAKTNNLPKFNLQGSNQKIDGNSGFYSYQAGISIPFLSGTNKAQIKTTKIDKEIAETNLQFKKREVQSKYVQAHENYKKWKATWEFYKDKVLIVTKEQKSGALLAYKEGEIDYTSFTQLIKEAIQSELESQTALINYLQSTFQLQYFNQ
- a CDS encoding Fur family transcriptional regulator, producing METIEQVLESKNIRITAMRMLIYKFLVEKEVAVTLSDIENAFEKADRTTLYRTIKTFEEKDIVHQIDDGTGITKYALCEKDCNCEIETDLHLHFHCTNCNKTICLTENKIPKITVPDGFISENVNLVVKGICDKCSG
- a CDS encoding isoprenylcysteine carboxylmethyltransferase family protein encodes the protein MYLFTYLIVYFLLIFVLRSLLLWKKTGINPLTFNQTDDAHGYNGKIFSIISSLELIVVGIYAFKIEWYKYLLPFWYLENDTLSKVGWGFLIISLIVVWIAQSQMANSWRIGIDEKNKTTLITKGLFSISRNPIFLGIMFANIGLFLVIPNAFTLLVISLSTTSINTQIRLEEAFLKQEFGNEYETYSKKAKRWF
- a CDS encoding efflux RND transporter periplasmic adaptor subunit, with the protein product MKNRLYKILTIAIIVVFIAACGNKEKHNENDGDSHNEEPKTEANQEHHDEEEVMLSQQQFEALKMKIDTLALRNMSGYIEVNGSLEVPPQNEAAITSVVGANVVSIKVIEGDKVNKGQVVAYLSHPNIIKLQTDYLNAYSNSIFQKKNYERQQKLYDAGVGSGANFQKAEAEYNASKAMVNGLAAQLKILNVNATSVRNGTIAQQIALRSPIEGFVQKVEVKIGQYVEPQTELFEIVNTLHVHADFMVFEKDVYKVKKGQKVSFMVQSIPDTELTATIYSVGKTFEDNPKAVHLHAEIENKIGNLIPGMYIQGKIQVKSAQTKALPESAVINDGDKFYVFSVEKENNKWSFNPIEVFIGEKSDNWVSIKFAEEVKAKTKFAYNNAYYLIAEMKKGEAEHEH
- a CDS encoding cation transporter → MKKTIFEITKMDCPSEENLIRMKLDGISEIANLKFDIPNRKLIVFHTGEIDFIERSVIDLNLGGKKISTQETEQVNFEENKSQKKLLWSVLIINFAFFIIEMTTGIISKSMGLVADSLDMLADSFVYGISLFAVGGTVIKKKRIAKIAGYFQIALAVIGFIEVLRRFFGEEKLPNFSTMIIVSILALIANGICLYILQKSKSKEEAHMKASMIFTSNDVIINLGVIIAGVLVNWLSSSKPDLIIGTIVFVLVIQGALRILKLGK
- a CDS encoding efflux RND transporter permease subunit, with product MLNKSIKFLIENKLVAVLLLVLFIGWGTVNAPFNWDTGFLPSDPVAVDAIPDIGENQQIVFTKWDGRSPQDIEDQITYPLTTSLLGIPGVKTIRSSSMFGFSSIYIIFEEDIEFYWSRSRILEKLNSLPSGLLPDGVNPALGPDATGLGQIFWYTLEGRDENGNVTGGWDLHELRSIQDYYVKYALSSASGVSEVASIGGYVQEYQVDVNPELMRQYNIGLHHIVKAVKESNKDIGAQTLEINQAEYLVRGLGYVKSIADIENAVVDSENFTSIKIKDIGKVSLGPATRRGLLDKEGAEVVGAVVVARYGANPMEVINNVKEKINELSTGLPSKVLADGRTSQVTIVPFYDRTELIQETLGTLNEALTLEILITILVIIIMVFNLRASILISGLLPVAVLMVFIAMKLFNVDANIVALSGIAIAIGTMVDVGVILSENIIRHLDEDDGTQSINTVVYNATAEVSGAIVTAVMTTIISFIPVFTMIGAEGKLFRPLAFTKTFALTASIIVALFLIPPFAAFLFRKKSIKTNFKYLLNGVLIALGIAAIINGYWLGLILIGFGIIALLKQQEIVSEKQANLTNIIISVSAIVFLLAEYWRPLGVDKSIFWNLIFVSIICFGLLGVFSLFIKYYTRILRWCLDNKLLFLSVPTAIVIAGFFIMKNTGKEFMPSLNEGSFLLMPTSMPHSGVEENKRVLQQLDMAVASIPEIETVVGKAGRTESALDPAPLSMYENIIKYKPEYMLNENRERQRYKVNDDGLFELKDGRFISNPNNTKNVTFSAVERSQLIPDNNGEFYRNWRQEIQSPDDIWKEIVKVTKLPGVTSAPKLQPIETRLVMLQTGMRAPMGIKVKGQDLKQIEAFGVQLEGILKQAKGVKDEAVFADRIVGKPYLLIDIDREKIARYGISVQDVQDVLKVAVGGMVLTQTVEGRERYGVRVRYPRELRANPTDLQQIYVPIEKGSPVPLSELATIRYEQGPQVIKSEDTFLVGYVLFDKMDGFAEISVVENAQVLIQEKIDSGELIVPKGINYAFTGTYENQLRAEKTLSVVVPLALAIIFLILYFQFRSIGTSLMVFTGIAVAFAGGFIMIWLYGQDWFLNFNFFGENLRELFQIHPINLSVAVWVGFIALFGIATDDGVVMATYLTQTFDRNTPENKKQIRASVVEAGEKRIRPCLMTTATTILALLPVLTSTGRGSDIMIPMAIPSFGGMLVALITLFVVPVLYSWKEEVKLKKTV